One Caldisericum sp. genomic region harbors:
- a CDS encoding redoxin domain-containing protein yields the protein MIELGALVEDFELKDQNDQSFKLSEFRGKKVLLSFHPLAWTSVCEKQMLSLEANQDTFEALNTVAVGVSVDSVPCKKAWAEHIGIKRTRLLSDFWPHGHVAELLKVFRHFNGFSERANIIVDEEGKVIFAKVYPIKELPDINEIIEFLKGR from the coding sequence ATGATTGAATTAGGCGCATTAGTTGAAGACTTTGAATTAAAAGACCAAAATGATCAATCGTTTAAGTTGTCTGAATTCAGGGGCAAGAAGGTTTTGCTTTCGTTCCACCCTCTTGCGTGGACTTCTGTTTGTGAAAAACAGATGCTGAGTTTGGAGGCAAATCAGGATACATTTGAAGCATTGAATACCGTTGCTGTTGGTGTAAGTGTTGATTCTGTTCCCTGCAAAAAGGCATGGGCAGAGCATATCGGGATTAAGAGGACACGTCTTCTTTCAGATTTTTGGCCGCATGGTCATGTTGCAGAACTATTAAAAGTTTTCAGGCACTTTAACGGCTTCTCAGAAAGAGCAAACATAATAGTTGATGAGGAAGGCAAGGTTATTTTTGCAAAAGTTTATCCAATTAAGGAACTTCCAGACATAAACGAGATAATAGAGTTCTTGAAGGGGAGATAG